A single Cannabis sativa cultivar Pink pepper isolate KNU-18-1 chromosome 7, ASM2916894v1, whole genome shotgun sequence DNA region contains:
- the LOC133029012 gene encoding uncharacterized protein LOC133029012: MRSIYGILRLFLFQRFLDVKFLALLPWIVFTSFLIHNKNYGQAGAYSVATGVLLFLGRKDYGPPVMFEIARVTEATIRIICLIIVKLLFSPSRAETLAKLEILKIIQLFGSYIERIANFPQWKNTLASSRVLKERQHQLKCHVEKLEKFIVEPKMVPNFRFVPFNGATYHKLLGSFSTLVNILQFVIYKI, encoded by the coding sequence ATGAGATCGATTTATGGAATTCTAAGATTATTTCTGTTCCAAAGATTTCTAGACGTCAAATTCTTAGCTCTATTACCTTGGATTGTCTTCACTAGTTTTTTAATCCACAACAAGAATTATGGCCAAGCCGGAGCATATTCTGTAGCCACTGGGGTATTGTTGTTCTTGGGTAGGAAAGACTATGGCCCCCCAGTTATGTTTGAAATTGCAAGGGTCACAGAGGCGACTATTCGAATAATTTGTCTCATTATAGTTAAGCTTCTCTTCAGTCCTTCAAGAGCAGAAACTCTTGCAAAGCTTGAAATACTGAAGATCATTCAACTATTTGGAAGCTACATTGAAAGAATAGCTAATTTTCCTCAATGGAAAAACACATTGGCTTCTTCAAGAGTGCTGAAAGAAAGGCAACATCAGTTGAAATGCCATGTAGAAAAACTGGAGAAGTTCATTGTAGAACCTAAGATGGTGCCCAATTTTCGGTTTGTGCCCTTTAATGGGGCTACCTATCATAAGCTCTTAGGGTCATTTTCAACATTGGTGAATATTTTACAGTTCGTGATCTATAAGATATAA
- the LOC115696537 gene encoding uncharacterized protein LOC115696537, with protein MATTRSGSKSPSPAKKVSKKSKKAPTVTSKVEPKMGLKKIAKNLVADVPETSGTKKRAPPVKVDAPKTKRAKISKSARDVSSDSDFEDEVHGEDQKPKVESKVHARTSVKVEGFDLPKKNPPKEWDYIYDQKNLFIAKAFSTATFQVIENIKSCLSDVQLEMFSKTCFGHFLYLPDFKVQPQVFHGLLLREVQQPNDAELWVMIRGVRLRFSIEEFALITGLDCEGDCSVLDFKQEVNSLCERYWPTSSSITKESVRECFTTKRWGDSDEDAVKLRFVFRGVVLA; from the exons ATGGCAACCACTAGAAGTGGTTCGAAATCACCATCTCCGGCGAAGAAAGTTTCTAAAAAATCGAAGAAGGCTCCAACTGTTACTTCCAAAGTCGAACCTAAGATggggttaaaaaaaattgctaaaaattTAGTGGCTGATGTTCCAGAGACATCGGGCACTAAGAAAAGAGCCCCTCCTGTTAAAGTAGATGCTCCTAAGACTAAGAGAGCAAAAATTTCCAAGTCTGCACGCGAT GTTTCCTCAGATTCTGATTTTGAGGATGAAGTGCATGGTGAGGACCAAAAGCCCAAAGTTGAATCAAAG GTCCATGCTAGGACCTCAGTGAAGGTTGAAGGATTTGACCTACCAAAGAAAAATCCCCCTAAG GAATGGGATTATATTTATGACCAGAAGAATCTATTCATTGCTAAAGCCTTTTCCACTGCTACTTTCCAGGTGATAGAGAACATTAAATCTTGTCTTTCAGATGTACAGCTTGAAATGTTTTCAAAAACCTGTTTTGGTCATTTCCTTTACCTTCCCGATTTTAAAGTTCAACCCCAAGTGTTTCATGGGTTGTTGCTCCGTGAGGTTCAGCAACCTAATGATGCTGAGTTGTGGGTAATGATACGCGGTGTTAGGCTTAGGTTTAGCATTGAGGAATTTGCATTAATTACTGGGTTAGACTGTGAAGGTGACTGTAGTGTGTTAGATTTTAagcaagaggttaatagtctttGTGAAAGATATTGGCCAACTTCGTCCTCTATCACTAAGGAATCTGTTAGGGAatgttttaccaccaagaggtggGGTGATTCTGATGAGGATGCTGTGAAGTTGCGCTTTGTATTTCGTGGAGTGGTTCTTGCTTAG